In Ostrea edulis chromosome 6, xbOstEdul1.1, whole genome shotgun sequence, a single window of DNA contains:
- the LOC130047053 gene encoding uncharacterized protein LOC130047053, with translation MVKVVDKHIPLKERRINSRSEEWINDDILTEMHCREHLFKKATQSNDGHAWNLYRASRNRVTKKIREEKHAFVEEAISQAENKDMWDKLRQFLPSKKTNTNCTFLKDNNVIFKDTKDIAECFNNYFCNIGHELGKHFDDTLPTVEE, from the exons atggttaaag TGGTGGATAAACACATTCCTCTAAAAGAAAGAAGAATTAACTCGCGTTCAGAAGAATGGATAAACGATGACATACTTACAGAAATGCACTGTCGTGAACACCTCTTTAAAAAGGCGACACAGAGTAATGATGGTCACGCGTGGAACCTATACAGAGCATCAAGAAACAGGGTGACAAAAAAGATCAGGGAGGAAAAACATGCATTTGTTGAGGAAGCAATTTCCCAGGCAGAAAACAAGGACATGTGGGACAAACTTAGGCAATTCTTACCATCTAAGAAAACGAATACAAACTGTACATTTCTTAAGGACAATAacgtaatttttaaagatacaaaggatattgccgaatgttttaataattacttttgtaacattgGTCATGAGCTaggaaaacattttgatgacACTTTACCTACAGTTGAAGAATAA
- the LOC125646300 gene encoding 40S ribosomal protein S16 codes for MEPSTPKGPQQSVQVFGRKKTATAVAHCKRGNGLIKVNGRLLEHVEPQVLRYKLQEPVLLLGKEKFAGVDIRVRVRGGGHVAQVYAIRQAISKSLVAYYQKYVDEASKKEIKDVLISYDRTLLVADPRRCEPKKFGGPGARARYQKSYR; via the exons ATGGAGCC GTCAACACCAAAAGGCCCACAGCAGTCTGTACAAGTATTCGGACGAAAG AAAACGGCTACTGCTGTGGCTCACTGCAAACGTGGAAATGGTCTGATTAAAGTGAATGGACGTCTCCTGGAACACGTGGAACCCCAGGTTCTCAGATACAAG CTTCAGGAGCCAGTCCTGCTGCTGGGTAAGGAGAAATTTGCTGGGGTGGACATCCGAGTGCGAGTCCGAGGAGGTGGTCATGTAGCCCAAGTGTATG CTATCCGACAGGCTATCTCAAAGTCCCTGGTGGCCTACTACCAGAAAT ATGTTGATGAAGCCTCTAAGAAGGAGATTAAAGACGTACTGATCAGCTATGACAGAACTCTGTTGGTTGCAGATCCCAGACGATGCGAGCCCAAGAAGTTTGGAGGTCCAGGTGCTCGTGCACGTTACCAGAAATCTTACCGTTAA